The genome window TCAGAACCAGCAATACCCCAGGCGGGAGTGGTCACTAGGAAGACAGAGTGACTGCCCTCAAGGGCGTTCCGGATAGAGTCTTTGGAGTTCATGTCCGCCTAGATGGTCTGTTAGAGTGGGTTTgcggtgggggtggggacGTCAAGCCTTACAGTTTGGATTTCGACTCCCTGGTTAGCCAATGCCTGGGCTTCTGGTTTGTTAGCATCGCGGGTGATACCGCGGATCTTGAGTTCCTTGGAAAGTTCGGGGTCGTTGAGGATCGTGCGGATGACGGACCCGCCCTGTTGGCCAGTGGCACCGAAGACAGTGATGATCTTGGACATTTTGCTTTGAGAGGTAGATGAATCGTTCGGTTCGTTGGGTTCGTATTGCTTTCAGTCTGCTGGAGTAATGGCTAATGGATGACTTCGGCTGCATGGAATTGACCCGGGGCAAGCCTCCATTATATGTTCCTGGGCCACCCACAGCAGCTGACCAAGCTTAATGTCTCTTTCATATCCCTTTCGGCTTCAATGTCGGAGATGAATGACAAAACACCCCTCGTATATCGGCTTCATTTGGGACCGATGTTAGTAAGAGAGACATTGAAGCCTGACTAAAAGTGGACGAGGGTCGGGTTTGAGATCAATGCCGAGGGGGATCGCCCCCCCGACCGTGACACCATCTAAGAGTACATGATGAATATATTCCATGATCGCTTTCTCCACAACCCGATTTCACATACATGTTACAAATCCGTTTACATAAAATtatattgatattatatGTCGAGTTATTTTTTACATTTGATTTACGCCGACCAAATACTTCCTTCCAAGGCATTGGGAGCCCGCCCGTCACAGCAATGGCTCCCACAGCCACTCCATGCCCGAGACACCAAAGCCAGCCATTCCTAGCGAATAGACATCTGATGGAATAGAACCTTGATCCAGGGGAACCTGTGAGATCTCCATGCCTGGAACAGGGTTGGTATCTAAAGACATCAACTCCGAATCCATGCTATCATCCTCCGTAACCCCCGTGCCCAGAGAGGAGCCTGGCGATACTCCCATTTTGGCTGCCCTAGTTGAAGCTGTCCGTTGCATCAACCGCTTGAGCGGCTTCCGGAGCATGACACTCTGAGGCGAGCCATCCTGCTCCCATTGCCGCTGGATCTCCGTCACCACCTGCCAGGCATGATCGGTTTCGGCCGTGATCGGGCGGTTGCACAGCTGGGCGAGAATGAAGGCGACCGTGTGCCATTGCTTATACGTCTTGCACAACCACGCCCAGTGCGAAGTACTCTCGTTGGTATGCAGCAGAATGGTAAATTTGATGGTTTCGACGGCCGCCCGAAAGGCATCATCGCAGGCGGCCTGCGAGCATTCGGATTGAGACCCATGGCTGGGGATTTTGTTGTAATGAGCGTACAGCCACAGCTTCGACAGGGTCAATCGAATGATCATGGCATAAACCCATTGGATtgggatgttgatgtctAAGTGTTGCAAATACCGATTTTCCAGACGGTTCGCTACAGTGGTAACTAGCGGTTCCTGATCGGCCGAGGATTCTGGATCCTTTGCACCATTACGTCGATTTGGCCAATTGAGTTCCGAGATAAGCTCGCACTGAATAATGAGGAGGGTGATATCAGTGGCGCCGGATTTTTCCGGTGGCAGCTCAGTCATCGAAGGAGCCAGATCTTCCCCGTCAATATTATGGGGGAGACGAGTGTCAAACATGCCTGGCTGGATCTGGGTGTCAGTTCCTTGATCCTCGGAGCACACCATATCCAGGACACAAATGTGCCACCATAAGCGACGCCGCATTTCCGAGTCGAACGGGCTGAGTCCGAGGCGTTGACCGTCGCGATGGACGCCCTGGCCCTGAGCCACACGAACAACGACGGCAGACGCCGCCCAGACGAGTCTGGCATCCCCCCTCCAGCGAAggcagagcaagaagatcacTGCAGCTTGCAGAACACTGATGTTCTGAGATTTGATGAAGTTGGCCCTTACCAAAGCCTGGTCAACGGCGAGCTGGTAGCTCTGAATAGCCTTCTCGCAATTGAGACCCACCAAGTCCAAGCACTGACCTGGGGTTATGGTTACGATGGCAGCAAAGCACACAGCCAGAATGAGTGCTTCGCGTGCAGGGTCCGGATTGATTTTCTCAGACTCTTCACGAACCATGATCTCCACAGACGGTACGTGCAGAACGCCGAGTAGCGGAGCTACATTGTTTTTGTAGACTTGCCATAAGCGCTGGATCTGGTCCGACTGCAGGTAGGTGTCTCGTAAACTGTGATCCTGCCAGTTGCCCCCAAGGCTACTAGCGAAGTGCAAGCCGGATGCCTGCGGGGTCTCCAGTTCATcctcggaggatgatgctTCACAGATGTCCTGTAGTTCTCGGATCTATGATGGTCACAAACACACCCGTCAGGACTCCTGTGGGGAGTAGAACAGGAGTATACGAGGAAGGGAGATCTCACCTTGTCCCCCAGCACGGCCGAGGGCGCATCCCCGACATAACGACTTTTACCTTCCTTGATCACCAGCCTGCCTTCCCGCTGGCCTGGTTCCAGTGGGCCAGCGGCCTCCTCTTGGGAATGGCCGAGTGGAGACAAGCTAGAAGCCGATCCAGCCTCCGCAGGTTGCTGAGCTTGGGCGCGCAGGAGCTGGACCTCTTGCTCCAGGTGTCGCAGCTGGGCCAGCACCTCGGCGATTGGGGGGCGTTTCAGCTGTCGCGGTGCTCGTTTAGGACCAGGAAAGACACATTCTTCGCTGCCCTTGACACATCGACCGCAGGGAAACCTCCGGTCGCATCGGACCTTGCGGCGGTTGCAGGGGATGCAGCTACGGGGATACGTGCCACTATCATCCATCTTGCGACATCGCCATCCCTGAGAGGGTTTTTGGGAATGAATCTGGCGGAACAGAGGGTATGATGTTTGGAGGTTGATTGGGTTGAGTtgggagaaaagaggatTCGGGCGCGGGTCCGAGACACTGACAGAAGGAGAATTGAAACCCACGGTCGCGTCTGGCGGATCTTTCACCGACGCCTGATAGTAACACAACCAGCACCGATTACTGATTTCTCTTTGTCTGTCCCGCACCCACCATCACACTGTATATGATTACTTTCACTGCTATATATCAAGCTCGTATAATACTGTAGGGGTCGCTGTTCCAGCTTACTCGCCGCGTGTCACTTTCTTGCTCCCCAAGCCTCCCCATACGCGCCAGCACTCACTCTTGCTTGCCTCAGGGGAATGTTACTTGGAACGATCCAACAGCAACTATCAGCTGCGAGATTGAAAGCCCTTTCCTGGGTATTATTCCAGTGCGCATCATGCATGCTGCTGTGATGAGAGGTCCGATCGTGGCCAGCCGGGATTATTCACCGTTATTTCTGCAGCCCCGACCGTGCTGGGAGGGAGTCCTTGCCTCCCGTGTTCAACATCTGAGTGATGTTCCCTTGTTATTCATACTGTTCCTCTCCTAGACACATTCAACTCTTCGCAGGCCGCAGCGAGGCTGTCTCGGAGGGCAACTCAGGCAGCAGCGTCTCCGACGAGCCAACCGATTTGTCGTAGTATATGTCCGGCACCACCTCTGCTGGGAGCTCGGCGATGAATTCGGCGGGCAGTTCGGCGGGTAACTGGACGATCTCGTCGGCGGGCATCTCGATGGGCTTTTTCTGAATATCCGTTCCTGCAGATGACTGTGACGGCCGTCCGGACGAGATGGAGCCTTTGGTGGATGCCGAGGAGGTCGCGTACAATTCTGGTCGAGGAGCAAAAAGATCGGAGCGCAACACGCGCATCAACTCGTCCGCCTCATCTGGAGGTGGGAACTGGCCCTCGATCAAATCGCGcgccttgaccttcttcccgTATAGCTTCTGGTTTGCGCCGCGGCGTTCAAAGATCATGCTCCCTTCGGTGCTGAAGCCCCCAAAGAAGCCCTGATTATGACCGTAGACGAAAATGCCTGCCATTCCACCAGCACTGACCACCCCGTTGACTTCTCCAAACCTCCCTGATGGGCCCATGGCAAATGAAGCAGTCTTGCCCAGGGATAAACTCCCCAGCTGGGCGAATGTGCGAACGGCGCTGGTTGTgttgaggacgaagacgaagttGGTCACCTCCAAGCCTACCTGGGACCCTACTCCAACTCCCGCTGTCAAAATGGCCGAAGGCGCAGACCAGTCTCCCTCCTCGAGGCGGGCGATTAAGATGCCTGAGCCCATTCGTACTGATCCAACGATACCCAGTTTCGAGACGGAGAAAATTGCGAAGCCCTGCACACTCGACCGGTTAGTCTATGGCGTGGGATTTATTTGCGACCGTCGTAATGCCACTTGCCTTGGCAGCTCCGAGAATCTTCGGGGGAATGAGACTGTCACGACCGTCCGGGTTCATAGGATTCGTAAAGGCGTCTAGAATCTGGGCGGCTTTGTTACATTCACCTGCAGGGATCGTTTGTCAGTCGCTGTCTTTGCAACCGCAGAACGCCAAACGGAAGTCGCTGTGTGTGGTAATAGACAGGGGAGTGCGCCTACTGCGAAAGGAGCCCGGGAAAGGGCTGTGCATTTTCCGGAGCTTCTCAAAGGGCGGCATGGTTGCAATACTTTTGTTCCCAGCAATGATGAGAAAAATCAATGGATGAGTTCAATCACGACAGAGGAGCAAAGTGACGCAGAAACAGATAAAACAAGCTCCCCAATCAAGTGGGGGAAGTGGTTTGAAATCGACATTTTGACTCTCTGTTATCTTAAGTAGAGGGGGGCTTGTGTTGAAGCGCAATTTAGGTGTTCTTTGCTCCTTCCAACCAGCAATCCAGGTGACTTGGATCATCGTAGTGAGTGGAGGAGCTAAAGTCGGCCAGCGCATGAAATCAATGCATTGGGGGCCAGCAGGATCAGCTTGTGGAAGCCAGAGTGGATCCCTTCACTCTTTCTCTGCCGTGTCCCATGCATGCTGACCATCTCAATTCAGCAACCACTTCGGTGGGGGTTCTCATTCATGACGAACTCGTGCGTTCTCGAATACTACTACATTTCTGCTTTGTAGGACAGTCTGGTCCCAAAATGTGGCTGAGACAGTGGGGTGTTTGAAATTGCTTGCCGATTTAGCTCTAGTTTATCATGATATAATGATCGCAGTGGCAGttagtagatatatatttccgTCTTGAGCAGCTGACAACTACC of Aspergillus luchuensis IFO 4308 DNA, chromosome 7, nearly complete sequence contains these proteins:
- a CDS encoding Zn(II)2Cys6 transcription factor (COG:K;~EggNog:ENOG410PHTN;~InterPro:IPR036864,IPR007219,IPR001138;~PFAM:PF00172,PF04082;~go_function: GO:0000981 - DNA-binding transcription factor activity, RNA polymerase II-specific [Evidence IEA];~go_function: GO:0003677 - DNA binding [Evidence IEA];~go_function: GO:0008270 - zinc ion binding [Evidence IEA];~go_process: GO:0006351 - transcription, DNA-templated [Evidence IEA];~go_process: GO:0006355 - regulation of transcription, DNA-templated [Evidence IEA]); amino-acid sequence: MDDSGTYPRSCIPCNRRKVRCDRRFPCGRCVKGSEECVFPGPKRAPRQLKRPPIAEVLAQLRHLEQEVQLLRAQAQQPAEAGSASSLSPLGHSQEEAAGPLEPGQREGRLVIKEGKSRYVGDAPSAVLGDKIRELQDICEASSSEDELETPQASGLHFASSLGGNWQDHSLRDTYLQSDQIQRLWQVYKNNVAPLLGVLHVPSVEIMVREESEKINPDPAREALILAVCFAAIVTITPGQCLDLVGLNCEKAIQSYQLAVDQALVRANFIKSQNISVLQAAVIFLLCLRWRGDARLVWAASAVVVRVAQGQGVHRDGQRLGLSPFDSEMRRRLWWHICVLDMVCSEDQGTDTQIQPGMFDTRLPHNIDGEDLAPSMTELPPEKSGATDITLLIIQCELISELNWPNRRNGAKDPESSADQEPLVTTVANRLENRYLQHLDINIPIQWVYAMIIRLTLSKLWLYAHYNKIPSHGSQSECSQAACDDAFRAAVETIKFTILLHTNESTSHWAWLCKTYKQWHTVAFILAQLCNRPITAETDHAWQVVTEIQRQWEQDGSPQSVMLRKPLKRLMQRTASTRAAKMGVSPGSSLGTGVTEDDSMDSELMSLDTNPVPGMEISQVPLDQGSIPSDVYSLGMAGFGVSGMEWLWEPLL
- a CDS encoding uncharacterized protein (COG:S;~EggNog:ENOG410PFWF;~InterPro:IPR007461,IPR033643;~PFAM:PF04366), whose protein sequence is MPPFEKLRKMHSPFPGSFRSECNKAAQILDAFTNPMNPDGRDSLIPPKILGAAKGFAIFSVSKLGIVGSVRMGSGILIARLEEGDWSAPSAILTAGVGVGSQVGLEVTNFVFVLNTTSAVRTFAQLGSLSLGKTASFAMGPSGRFGEVNGVVSAGGMAGIFVYGHNQGFFGGFSTEGSMIFERRGANQKLYGKKVKARDLIEGQFPPPDEADELMRVLRSDLFAPRPELYATSSASTKGSISSGRPSQSSAGTDIQKKPIEMPADEIVQLPAELPAEFIAELPAEVVPDIYYDKSVGSSETLLPELPSETASLRPAKS